Proteins from one Elusimicrobiota bacterium genomic window:
- a CDS encoding O-antigen ligase family protein — protein sequence MIGQGLTAALTVLAFILPISIAGTNMALFLIGLLLLAGIASRTPLEWRRACVPAFWCLCIYCAVAVVTSLTGVLSKNSLHDLHKDLHKFGVFLGLLVALRAAPARRLPGALALGFTFIAGFGIAQFCLDAHRALQAYGTLSAGIRAHAFVHPVTYGEILALGLLGALSAVGATGSTQTQRRPALAFLALGAAALILNQTRGALLGVAAGFAALCAAEPSFRRWLKWGVAAAVLGAILMELLPTGRSLMASVAHHGTAVGGNPQLHRFILWDVAWRIFKDHPWLGVGPANYATVFAEYHQGMFEGQSVWGSAHNLFLHQSAERGLLGLAALAALWTAFLAGAWKRARALPDAWNLWALAATAAFFVMNFTETAFQIEQVTTLFLLIWARAEARHHAQT from the coding sequence GTGATCGGACAAGGGCTGACCGCGGCTCTGACGGTCCTGGCCTTCATCCTGCCGATCTCCATCGCGGGGACCAACATGGCCCTGTTCCTCATCGGACTGCTCCTATTGGCGGGCATCGCGAGCAGAACTCCTCTGGAATGGCGCCGCGCCTGCGTCCCGGCTTTCTGGTGTCTCTGCATCTACTGCGCCGTGGCCGTGGTGACGTCCTTGACGGGAGTCTTGTCGAAGAACAGCCTGCACGATCTTCACAAGGATCTTCACAAGTTCGGCGTCTTTCTCGGCCTCCTGGTCGCCTTGCGCGCGGCCCCCGCGCGCCGCTTGCCGGGCGCGCTGGCTTTGGGCTTCACTTTCATAGCCGGCTTCGGGATCGCGCAGTTCTGCCTGGACGCCCACCGGGCGCTCCAGGCCTACGGCACGCTCAGCGCCGGGATCCGAGCTCACGCCTTCGTGCATCCCGTGACGTATGGGGAGATCCTGGCGCTGGGGCTGTTGGGAGCGCTCTCGGCGGTGGGCGCGACCGGGAGCACGCAGACGCAGCGCCGGCCGGCTCTCGCTTTCCTGGCCCTGGGAGCGGCGGCTTTGATCCTGAACCAGACCCGCGGCGCTTTGCTGGGCGTGGCGGCCGGCTTCGCCGCCTTATGCGCGGCCGAGCCGTCCTTCCGGCGCTGGCTCAAGTGGGGCGTCGCGGCCGCGGTGCTGGGAGCCATCCTGATGGAGCTTCTTCCCACCGGCAGGTCTCTCATGGCTTCTGTGGCGCATCACGGGACCGCGGTCGGCGGGAACCCTCAGCTCCATCGCTTCATCTTGTGGGACGTGGCTTGGCGCATCTTCAAAGACCATCCTTGGCTGGGGGTGGGCCCCGCCAATTACGCCACCGTGTTCGCCGAATACCACCAGGGGATGTTCGAAGGTCAGAGCGTCTGGGGCTCCGCGCACAATCTCTTCCTGCATCAGTCGGCGGAACGGGGGCTCCTGGGGCTGGCGGCCTTGGCCGCCTTGTGGACCGCTTTTCTGGCCGGGGCTTGGAAGCGGGCCCGCGCTTTGCCCGATGCCTGGAACCTGTGGGCCTTGGCCGCCACGGCCGCGTTCTTCGTCATGAACTTCACCGAGACCGCGTTCCAGATCGAGCAGGTCACGACCCTCTTCCTCCTCATCTGGGCGCGCGCGGAAGCCCGACACCATGCCCAGACCTGA
- a CDS encoding O-antigen ligase family protein: protein MPRPEPLVLARWAMRFCLCCFCFLVTWTIAGANVAWGVLLASLVAFAALGGTVALGAHRSAIEIPLWVFLGAAILACALGVDPAHSFRSINKDVHKVFIYTLFSIALATELAPQGLACMAAGFAVAGGVGIRQGIGYLATHQYWYRAHALVHPVTFGEQMAVATLGAVSFLALPEGILKTSWQRWLARLVLVVTAAALVLSETRAALLGLLAGLAVISFFIRRLRLPLGLALLVVALAMPFMERARYGRALMTDVLLAQHQGTIQAGGQLERLLLWRVAWSMGKDHFWTGVGIGNFRAMLPHYLSAKFSDGTNSWGTAHNLYLHTFAERGVLGLCALVWLLGALWLRAWQRTRQEASPWNLWALGTATAFLVMNMTEEALQVEIVWMLVFFVWVWAEARHRQREGSWS from the coding sequence ATGCCCAGACCTGAGCCGCTGGTCCTGGCCCGCTGGGCGATGCGGTTCTGCCTCTGCTGTTTCTGCTTTCTGGTCACCTGGACCATCGCGGGCGCCAACGTGGCCTGGGGCGTCCTCTTGGCGAGCCTCGTCGCCTTCGCCGCTCTCGGCGGGACCGTGGCCCTGGGAGCGCACCGCAGCGCCATCGAGATACCCCTCTGGGTCTTCCTGGGAGCCGCCATCCTCGCCTGCGCCCTGGGGGTGGACCCGGCGCACAGCTTCCGGTCCATCAACAAGGACGTCCATAAAGTCTTCATCTACACTTTGTTCTCCATCGCGCTGGCCACGGAATTGGCGCCGCAGGGCCTGGCCTGCATGGCGGCGGGCTTCGCCGTGGCCGGCGGCGTCGGGATCCGCCAGGGGATAGGCTATCTCGCGACGCACCAGTACTGGTACCGGGCCCACGCTTTGGTCCACCCGGTGACCTTCGGCGAGCAGATGGCCGTGGCCACGCTCGGCGCGGTCTCCTTTCTGGCCCTGCCTGAAGGCATCCTGAAGACGTCCTGGCAGCGCTGGCTGGCCCGCCTGGTGCTGGTCGTGACCGCGGCGGCCCTGGTCTTAAGCGAGACCCGCGCCGCTCTGCTCGGGCTCCTGGCGGGCCTGGCGGTGATCTCATTCTTCATCCGCCGCCTGCGCCTGCCCCTGGGCCTGGCCCTCCTTGTCGTGGCGCTGGCCATGCCGTTCATGGAACGTGCTCGCTACGGCCGCGCCCTGATGACGGACGTGCTGCTGGCTCAGCACCAGGGGACTATCCAGGCCGGCGGCCAATTGGAGCGCCTGCTGCTCTGGCGCGTGGCCTGGTCCATGGGCAAGGACCACTTCTGGACCGGAGTCGGGATCGGGAACTTCCGCGCCATGCTGCCGCATTATCTCAGCGCCAAGTTCTCGGATGGGACGAACAGCTGGGGCACGGCCCACAACCTCTATCTGCACACCTTCGCGGAGAGAGGCGTTCTCGGGCTCTGCGCGCTCGTCTGGCTGCTGGGGGCGCTCTGGCTGCGCGCCTGGCAGCGAACGCGCCAGGAGGCGAGCCCCTGGAACCTTTGGGCCCTGGGCACGGCCACGGCTTTTCTGGTCATGAACATGACCGAAGAGGCCCTGCAGGTCGAGATCGTCTGGATGCTCGTCTTCTTCGTCTGGGTCTGGGCTGAGGCGCGCCACCGTCAAAGGGAAGGCTCATGGTCCTGA
- a CDS encoding oligosaccharide flippase family protein: MVLKGEASVTRRLRRNSFWKIVGDGSRGLLAVFLLLVARHYGPAAFGVFSLLYAAAIFFSLLADLGLNLLTTRQIAAHKSDPGAYLQTFFTCKLIILPLWVILPVLVCRLCPYPGISISLVALLAASFAMRNLLEFFGAIFSGFEQIQYEAVLKLAAHTLLLGLGIWFMSRDLSITWIGAAMLGGYLAAAVCGAVWCQSKWRILPLVFHTEGLAILYAEALPLILMGAGLAALTKWNTLMLGFFGVAAAQIGWFSASEKVIAALEVLPMLVTAASYPVLSDLHKNDPAGFASAKARLLKTFLGIGLLAGAAITLSSGPMIRILYGASYAGARPALCLLAFGLTAAFPNCMLLNILVASGRSADGARAALIACGANILLTLVLIPAWGINGSALASTLAQVVLFAAGYAFAAKARTRPAAVGTPA, from the coding sequence ATGGTCCTGAAGGGCGAAGCGAGCGTGACCCGCCGCCTGCGGCGCAATTCCTTCTGGAAGATTGTGGGCGACGGAAGCCGCGGCCTTCTGGCGGTGTTCCTGCTCCTGGTCGCGCGCCACTACGGGCCGGCCGCATTCGGCGTGTTCTCCTTGCTCTATGCCGCCGCCATCTTCTTCTCCCTCCTGGCCGATCTCGGCCTCAATCTCCTGACCACCCGGCAGATCGCGGCCCACAAGTCGGATCCCGGGGCGTATCTGCAGACCTTTTTCACCTGCAAGCTCATCATCCTTCCCCTCTGGGTCATCCTGCCGGTCCTCGTCTGCAGACTGTGCCCCTATCCGGGGATATCCATCTCCTTGGTCGCGCTCTTGGCGGCGTCGTTCGCCATGCGCAATCTCCTGGAATTCTTCGGCGCAATATTCAGCGGCTTCGAGCAGATCCAATATGAAGCCGTCCTGAAGCTGGCCGCGCACACGCTCTTGCTCGGCCTCGGCATCTGGTTCATGTCCCGAGACCTCTCCATCACCTGGATCGGCGCCGCCATGCTGGGCGGCTACCTTGCGGCCGCGGTCTGCGGCGCCGTCTGGTGCCAAAGCAAATGGCGGATCCTCCCGCTGGTTTTCCACACCGAGGGACTTGCCATATTGTATGCCGAGGCTCTGCCGCTGATCTTGATGGGGGCTGGCCTGGCGGCGCTGACCAAATGGAACACGCTGATGCTCGGCTTCTTCGGCGTGGCGGCGGCGCAGATCGGCTGGTTCAGCGCCTCGGAGAAGGTCATCGCGGCTTTGGAGGTGCTGCCCATGCTGGTCACCGCGGCCAGCTACCCGGTGCTCTCCGACCTGCACAAGAACGACCCCGCCGGCTTCGCATCCGCCAAGGCCCGCCTGCTCAAGACGTTCCTCGGCATCGGCCTGCTGGCGGGGGCGGCCATCACGCTGTCAAGCGGGCCGATGATCCGCATCCTCTACGGCGCATCTTACGCCGGCGCCCGCCCGGCATTGTGCCTTCTGGCCTTCGGGCTGACGGCGGCGTTCCCGAACTGCATGCTGCTCAATATCCTGGTGGCTTCCGGCCGCTCCGCGGACGGCGCGCGCGCCGCCTTGATCGCCTGCGGCGCGAACATCCTGCTGACTTTGGTGCTGATCCCGGCCTGGGGCATCAACGGCTCGGCCTTGGCCTCGACCTTGGCGCAGGTGGTCCTGTTCGCCGCGGGCTATGCCTTCGCGGCCAAAGCCCGGACCCGGCCCGCCGCGGTGGGCACCCCCGCATAA
- a CDS encoding ATP-binding protein has protein sequence MHIRRSALLQDLHRSVKDHPVTAILGPRQCGKTTLARELNRQIKGAFFDLENRQDLARLQDPIRVLGDLRGLIILDEVQKQPGLLETLRVLADRRPRRASFLILGSASPDLLRHSSESLAGRVHFVDMGGFDLAEAPHIDRLWLRGGFPPSYLAASLAKSFAWREDFLQTFLERDIPQWGIRVPAATLRRFWGMLAHYHGQTWNASEIASSLGTAHTTTQHYLEILTGAFMVRQLPPWHENLGKRLVKAPKVYIRDSGLFHSLMSLETKESLYAHPKFGASWEGFALEQLVRRVPDRHAYFWGTHAGAELDLLLIRDGKRWGFEFKVSEAPSLTKSMRISLKDLNLQRLWAVYPGAHRFPMADRIEAIPLAQALQLDVVKMNH, from the coding sequence ATGCACATCAGACGAAGCGCTCTTCTACAGGATCTTCACCGCAGCGTGAAGGATCATCCGGTCACGGCCATTCTGGGGCCCCGCCAGTGCGGCAAGACCACGCTGGCTCGCGAATTGAACCGTCAGATCAAGGGGGCGTTCTTCGACCTCGAGAACCGTCAGGACCTAGCCCGCTTGCAGGACCCGATCCGTGTCTTGGGAGACCTCAGAGGCCTGATCATCTTGGACGAGGTCCAGAAGCAGCCTGGCCTCTTGGAGACCTTGCGGGTCTTGGCTGACCGCCGGCCGCGGCGGGCGTCCTTCCTTATCCTCGGGAGCGCTTCGCCCGATCTTCTCCGGCATTCTTCGGAGTCCCTGGCCGGGCGGGTCCACTTCGTCGACATGGGGGGATTCGACTTGGCCGAAGCGCCCCATATCGACCGGCTCTGGCTGCGGGGGGGCTTCCCGCCCTCCTACCTGGCCGCAAGCCTCGCCAAGAGCTTCGCTTGGCGGGAGGACTTCCTGCAGACTTTCCTGGAGCGCGATATCCCGCAGTGGGGCATCCGCGTGCCGGCTGCTACGCTCAGGCGCTTCTGGGGGATGCTCGCCCACTACCACGGACAGACCTGGAACGCTTCCGAGATTGCATCCTCGTTGGGGACGGCCCATACCACCACGCAGCATTACCTCGAAATCCTGACCGGCGCCTTCATGGTCAGGCAGTTGCCGCCTTGGCACGAGAACCTGGGCAAGCGACTGGTCAAAGCGCCCAAGGTGTATATCCGGGATTCGGGGCTCTTCCATTCACTCATGAGCCTCGAAACCAAGGAAAGTCTTTACGCTCACCCGAAATTCGGGGCATCCTGGGAAGGCTTTGCCCTGGAGCAGCTGGTCCGGCGAGTCCCTGACCGGCATGCCTATTTCTGGGGGACCCACGCCGGAGCGGAATTGGACCTGCTGCTCATCCGCGACGGTAAACGCTGGGGGTTTGAATTCAAAGTGAGCGAGGCGCCGAGCCTCACGAAATCGATGCGCATCTCCTTGAAGGATCTGAACCTCCAGCGTCTCTGGGCGGTCTATCCTGGGGCACACCGGTTTCCGATGGCTGATCGTATCGAGGCGATCCCTCTAGCTCAGGCCCTGCAGCTAGACGTGGTGAAGATGAATCATTAG
- a CDS encoding glycosyltransferase family 2 protein yields MRLSIIIVHHNAHAYLRSCLRSVQKAGAGLSVETIVVDNASQDMAALTQEHPQALWVLNKDNVGWGAAINQGAAKSRGDLLVFLNPDAELLPDSLKELHAFCSGKTAERLGPVGGKLLFSDGRLQPSCGPFPRLLRMLWRRLLPPAKRKYHLRQPDSASPVDWVTGAFMAVRRSVFEELGGFDSGFFLYYEDVDLCIRAGQNGYPAYFLPGAVAYHHHPHAVRAKPDPRLRRIIQDSRSRYFEKHRPAWEQWGLKQLQRLEND; encoded by the coding sequence ATGCGGCTCTCCATCATCATCGTCCACCACAACGCGCATGCCTATTTGAGGTCATGCCTGCGTTCCGTCCAAAAGGCCGGGGCGGGGCTTTCCGTGGAGACCATCGTGGTCGACAACGCCTCGCAGGACATGGCCGCGCTGACGCAAGAACACCCGCAGGCGCTTTGGGTTTTGAACAAGGACAACGTGGGCTGGGGAGCCGCGATCAACCAAGGCGCGGCGAAAAGCCGTGGCGACCTCCTGGTCTTCCTGAATCCGGACGCCGAGCTTTTGCCGGATTCTCTGAAGGAACTGCATGCCTTCTGCTCGGGGAAGACGGCGGAGCGACTGGGACCGGTCGGAGGCAAGCTCCTGTTTTCAGACGGCAGGCTCCAGCCCTCCTGCGGCCCTTTCCCACGCCTGCTCAGAATGCTTTGGCGCCGTCTATTGCCGCCGGCAAAGAGGAAATACCACCTCCGCCAGCCTGATAGCGCCAGCCCGGTGGATTGGGTCACAGGCGCCTTCATGGCCGTCCGGCGATCTGTTTTCGAGGAATTGGGAGGCTTCGACAGCGGCTTTTTCCTTTATTATGAGGACGTGGACTTATGCATCCGGGCCGGGCAAAATGGCTATCCCGCCTATTTTCTCCCAGGGGCTGTCGCCTATCATCACCATCCCCATGCCGTGCGCGCCAAGCCGGATCCGCGACTCAGGCGCATCATCCAGGATTCAAGGTCGCGCTACTTTGAGAAGCACCGTCCGGCCTGGGAGCAGTGGGGCCTGAAACAACTACAACGCTTGGAGAACGATTGA
- a CDS encoding radical SAM protein: protein MSRLLFVYSQDQIYSSQHPIEFFEYVPLGISYISALLRQHGCATDLAVLSPSAPRKSRNILERKIAAFGPDIIGYSAVSTQFPFLSSVAAEVHARRPTLFQIIGGVHATLAPEEAIKGPFDALCVGEGELPLLELTKTLAAKSPLAPIPNLWIKHNGGILESAPRPFLDDLDSLPFPDRSIWTQWIHVPTSPRWSILLGRGCPFECTYCSNHALKRLAPGPYVRFRSPENILRELDALTAQYPAMREFYLEVETIGLRKDWALALCAALADSNAKRPAPLAFSANLRISPGCDFVGLFAAMRKANFTQVNIGLESGSERVRRQILHRIYSNQDVLRTVAQARDAGLRISLFNMVGLPGETPADFQETVAVNRACRPDNHSTSIFYPYPGTRLHELCAERGLLPPAGLRGDVERCAPCLQLPEFPPREVRRAFVWFDYHVYKGIRPMHRILPRVAGAWLRAHPRLMSLARRIVRNTTVARAIRLVPRLRSYF from the coding sequence ATGTCACGACTTCTCTTTGTCTACTCACAAGACCAGATATATTCATCACAGCATCCGATCGAGTTCTTTGAATACGTGCCACTCGGGATCTCTTACATCAGCGCGCTCCTCAGGCAGCACGGTTGCGCCACCGACCTGGCCGTACTCTCCCCCTCAGCTCCCAGAAAGAGCCGGAACATTCTTGAGCGCAAGATTGCAGCCTTTGGCCCGGACATAATTGGATACTCTGCCGTCAGTACCCAGTTTCCCTTCCTCTCATCGGTCGCTGCTGAAGTCCATGCCCGGCGCCCGACGCTGTTTCAGATCATAGGCGGAGTTCACGCCACACTCGCGCCGGAAGAGGCTATCAAAGGGCCCTTCGACGCTCTCTGCGTCGGCGAGGGCGAACTCCCCCTCCTCGAATTGACGAAAACCCTGGCAGCAAAGTCCCCGCTAGCGCCCATTCCGAACCTCTGGATCAAGCACAATGGCGGCATCCTCGAATCTGCACCTCGGCCATTTCTGGACGATCTGGATAGCCTGCCATTCCCGGATCGAAGCATCTGGACCCAATGGATTCATGTCCCGACCTCGCCGCGGTGGTCCATCCTCCTCGGCCGCGGTTGTCCTTTCGAATGCACGTACTGCAGCAATCACGCCTTGAAACGCCTGGCGCCCGGCCCCTACGTTCGATTCCGCTCACCAGAGAATATCCTGCGCGAGCTCGATGCGCTGACTGCTCAGTATCCGGCAATGCGGGAATTCTATCTGGAAGTCGAGACCATAGGACTGCGCAAGGACTGGGCGCTGGCGCTCTGCGCAGCATTGGCGGATTCCAACGCGAAACGGCCCGCCCCCTTGGCGTTCTCGGCGAATCTCCGGATATCCCCCGGCTGCGATTTCGTGGGACTCTTCGCCGCCATGAGGAAAGCCAACTTCACTCAGGTGAACATCGGCCTGGAATCCGGCAGCGAGCGTGTCCGCCGCCAGATCCTGCACCGCATCTACTCGAACCAAGACGTGCTAAGAACCGTCGCGCAAGCGCGCGATGCCGGCCTGCGGATATCCCTGTTCAACATGGTCGGATTGCCTGGGGAGACACCAGCCGACTTCCAGGAGACAGTGGCGGTCAACCGCGCTTGCCGCCCCGACAACCACAGCACGTCGATCTTCTACCCTTATCCGGGGACTCGCCTGCATGAGCTTTGCGCTGAGCGCGGACTCCTGCCGCCCGCGGGCCTGCGTGGCGACGTAGAGCGCTGCGCCCCGTGTCTGCAGTTGCCGGAATTCCCCCCGCGCGAGGTCCGCCGGGCCTTTGTCTGGTTCGATTATCATGTCTACAAGGGGATCCGGCCGATGCACCGCATCCTACCGCGGGTCGCCGGCGCATGGCTGCGTGCCCATCCAAGGCTCATGAGCCTAGCCCGTCGCATCGTGCGCAATACGACCGTTGCCCGCGCGATCCGATTGGTGCCGCGATTGCGCAGCTATTTCTAG
- a CDS encoding NAD-dependent epimerase/dehydratase family protein gives MQRALITGANGFVGHNLCCALSAGGHVVRGTVRNLATPGRGGAAPEELIEVSDIGPQTDWHAALRDVDVVIHLAARAHVLRETVLDPLLEFRRVNVMGTQTLAKAAVQAGVKRFVFLSTIGICGLSTPDSVPFDEGSPPRPAEPYALSKWEAEQALRYTCRNTGMEAVVLRPPLVYGPGPVKGNMQRLLDAVQSGRILPLGAIRNSRSFIGMENLVAALTLCATAPAVANQTFVISDGMDVSTPDLIRKIARAMGKQANLWMVPRPCLSLAGAIFPHLGRALKRLSDSLLVDSKKFRKTMGWAPPKTLDQGIESMVSDYLAKR, from the coding sequence ATGCAACGTGCCCTGATCACCGGCGCCAATGGCTTTGTCGGGCACAATCTGTGCTGCGCCCTTTCGGCGGGCGGCCATGTCGTGCGCGGAACTGTTCGCAATCTGGCGACGCCCGGGCGGGGAGGAGCGGCGCCAGAGGAATTGATTGAAGTCTCTGATATCGGTCCCCAGACTGATTGGCATGCCGCTTTGCGGGACGTCGATGTGGTCATCCATCTCGCCGCACGAGCCCATGTGCTCCGCGAGACAGTTCTGGATCCGTTGCTGGAATTCCGCCGGGTCAACGTCATGGGCACTCAAACCCTCGCCAAGGCCGCGGTTCAGGCCGGCGTGAAACGCTTTGTGTTTCTGAGCACTATCGGCATCTGCGGACTCTCCACTCCCGACTCGGTCCCATTCGATGAGGGATCTCCGCCGCGGCCGGCCGAGCCTTACGCATTGAGCAAATGGGAGGCGGAACAGGCTCTACGGTATACCTGCCGAAACACGGGCATGGAAGCAGTCGTCCTGCGCCCGCCGCTGGTGTATGGTCCGGGGCCGGTCAAGGGTAATATGCAAAGACTTCTGGATGCGGTTCAGAGTGGACGCATACTGCCTTTGGGCGCCATCCGCAACTCGCGCAGCTTCATCGGGATGGAAAACCTTGTCGCAGCTTTGACGCTTTGCGCTACGGCGCCCGCAGTGGCCAATCAGACGTTTGTCATCAGCGACGGCATGGATGTTTCCACCCCGGACCTCATTCGGAAGATCGCGCGCGCGATGGGGAAGCAGGCGAACCTGTGGATGGTCCCAAGACCGTGCCTAAGCCTGGCCGGGGCGATCTTTCCTCACCTCGGGCGAGCATTGAAGCGACTCTCCGATTCCCTGCTCGTCGATAGCAAGAAGTTCCGCAAGACGATGGGCTGGGCGCCCCCTAAGACTTTGGACCAAGGAATAGAATCCATGGTCTCGGATTACCTCGCCAAAAGGTAA
- a CDS encoding glycosyltransferase family A protein — protein sequence MRAPLFSVVIPAYNAAAFIEKTLDSVRAQTLQDYEIIVVDDGSRDDTKGVVDRWLARHSQPGRCIRQENKKIAGARNTGIRAAAADHIALLDHDDLWYPEKLAAVAAAFRADPDTVLVCHDMNIVQDGRRPRTARMGPAAPRMYERLLFEGNALAPSTSVFRKDKALEIGGFRENPEFDTSEDYDFWMRLSRIGSFHFIDQVLTEYHEVENSASSRVEYHLGNAEAVLRDHFASYFRGDPGIRGRFLMRRRMATLYRAWVVALGAAGASREKQREYVRRMIVTYPFSPRNLARLCLWLIGR from the coding sequence ATGCGCGCACCTCTCTTCTCGGTCGTCATCCCAGCCTACAACGCAGCCGCTTTCATTGAGAAGACCCTCGACTCTGTCCGGGCCCAGACCCTGCAGGACTATGAGATCATAGTCGTGGACGATGGCTCCCGCGACGACACGAAGGGGGTCGTCGACCGCTGGCTCGCCCGCCATAGCCAACCCGGCCGCTGTATCAGGCAGGAGAACAAGAAGATCGCCGGCGCCCGCAACACGGGGATCCGCGCCGCTGCCGCTGATCACATCGCCCTCCTCGACCACGACGACCTCTGGTACCCGGAGAAGTTGGCGGCCGTGGCCGCGGCTTTTCGAGCGGACCCCGATACCGTCCTCGTATGCCACGACATGAACATCGTCCAGGACGGCCGCCGCCCAAGAACGGCGCGCATGGGTCCGGCGGCGCCGCGGATGTATGAGCGGCTGCTTTTTGAGGGCAACGCCCTGGCCCCTTCGACTTCCGTTTTCCGCAAGGACAAAGCCCTGGAGATCGGGGGCTTCCGCGAAAACCCGGAATTCGACACCTCGGAAGACTATGATTTCTGGATGCGCCTATCCCGCATCGGCAGTTTTCACTTCATCGACCAGGTCCTCACCGAATACCATGAGGTCGAGAACTCCGCCTCGAGCCGCGTAGAATACCACCTCGGCAACGCCGAGGCTGTCCTTCGTGACCATTTCGCCTCCTATTTCCGAGGAGACCCTGGAATCAGAGGCCGCTTTCTCATGCGGCGCCGCATGGCCACACTGTACCGGGCCTGGGTCGTCGCGCTGGGCGCGGCCGGAGCCTCGCGGGAGAAACAGCGGGAATATGTGCGCAGGATGATCGTGACATATCCTTTTTCCCCGAGGAATCTGGCGCGCCTCTGCCTCTGGCTCATCGGCCGCTGA